The DNA segment ATACCGCCGATACCTATGATGCCAATTCTACGGTGGTAGATTACATCCCTACTGCTTTTTTCATAGGGCCAAGCACCTCCGCAGTCACTAATTCGCTGTATCAGATTCAATTAACAACCTACACAACGAGTACTCCTCCGGCGGTTATTCCTATAGCGCAAGAAGTAGTCGAGGGGGTTGATGATATGCAAATTTTTTATGGAGTAGATACGAGTGGCGATGGTATCGTTGATCAGTACCAGGACGCAACGAATGTTGCCAATTGGGCCAATGTCTTGAGTGTCCGTGTCTATCTACTGATGAGTTATAAATCGGAAACCTCGGATAATCTGGTCGGTCAGCTACAAACTTATATCTTCCCAAATGATGTCGGCGATAGTTCCACGACGGGGAGAATTGCTACGGCACCTGATCTACAACATGTATATCAAGTTTTCTCCACCACTATCGGTATTCGTAACCGATCACGTTGAGAACGACCATGTCTGCATCTATTGGCACACATCATTATCCACTCTCCCCTCTGTTAATTTTCCTCCTATTGGTGAGGAGGCACGGTGTGCATCTTTGTGGTGCATCTGACCGGATACATAGCGTGAATTGGCAACGAGGGGTGGTACTAATTGTCTCCCTGGTGTTTCTTCTGCTGATGTCACTCATTGGCGTAACCGCGATGCAGGGGACCACATTGGAGGAGAAGATGAGTAATAACGTACGCCAACGAAGCTTGGCCTTTCAGTCTGCGGAAGCAGCCTTGCGGACCGGAGAGACAATCCTCCAGCAGGCCGTATTACCCGTGTTCGATAATTCAACCCCGGGTTTGCGTCAGCCGATCGGAACCGGCAGTTGCGATATGGCGACCTATTGGTTGAATAGCTATTGTTGGAGTGGTACGAGTACCGTGGATTGTACTACGACCCCTTCTACCGTTCCTGCCTCCCCGAGTTGTACGGCCGCTTCTCAGCAGTATTCCGGCACTCTGGACTCTTCCCTTAATGAACAACCCCGTTATGTTATTGAAGAATTACCCTCGATGCCCGTTGCTGGTAGTAGTGCAAAATTTAGCGGGATAACCAGTGGCGGATTTTATCGTGTCACCGCTCGTGGCTTGGGAGGAACGGGAGACGCTATCGTGATTTTACAGTCAACATTTAGACGCTAGCTTTTCATTCATTGTGACTGTTCGTCCCTTCCCAACAACGGGGGGATGAACAGTTGCCGTCAATCAAAGTGGGGAACCCATCATGAATATTATTGTTTGGCGGAATTACAACCTGCCTGTCCAGAATACCGCATGGGTGGCGAGATTCTTTCTGTTATTGAACCTGATAACTTTTTCTGGCGCCACGTGGGCAGGGACGATCTCGAATGTACCGCTCTATCTTGCAACGCAAACGATCCCTAACGTGTTTTTTGAATTGGATGATTCTGGTTCAATGGATTGGACCATTCTTGCCAAGAATTATTGGACCCCCTGCGCCTACGACCCTGACAGTGGAAACGATAATAACAACAGTGCCGACTGCGGTGCTTTTCTAACCAGGGGTAATATGTACTCCTACGGAACAAGGTAGACTGATCTTTTAATATGAAGGGGAAAGTCCATGAACAGTATCAGCATTACCCGTAGATTAGTGGCATCCAATCTTGACGGGAAGATAAGTCTAATTCAATGGATGTTAAACGGCCTGTTAGTCTTTGTGCTAATCGGATACTTCAGCACCGCGCAGGCCGCAGTAAATATATCTCTCTCTATTTCGCCCACTTCACTTTCGGTTGCAAAGGGTGCGAGTGGTACGATCGCTATTACTGTCACACCGTCGGGAGGTTTTAACTCAAATGTTGCGCTCTCGGTCTCGGGATTGCCCGCAGGTACTACAGCAACCTTTAGTCCGACCTCCATTGCCGGTGGCAATGGGGCATCTACTTTGACGTTAGTCGTGGGGTCATCCACCGTCACCGGTTCTTATACGGTAACCGTTACTGCGAGCGGGGGTGGTAAAACAAAGACGAGTAATATTACGTTAACGGTTACGGGGGGCGATTTTGCAATTACCACTTCATCAAGCACGCTCACTGTGGCAAAAGGGGTATCGGGTACCGCTACCATAACTGTTACCCCGTCGGGAGGTTTCAATTCATCTATTGCACTGACCGCCTCGGGATTACCCTCAGGCACTACCGCAAGCTTCAACCCAACCTCGATTGCGACTGGCTCGGGCTCCTCGACATTAACGTTGGCGGTGGGTTCGTCTACGGCTACCGGCAATTCCACAGTGACCGTCACCGGTACTGGGGGGGGTAAGACGCACACCGTGACGATTACGTTAACCGTTATCAACATTGATTTTACGATTACGGCAACACCATCCTCACCCACCGCAATTACTGTAGCAAAGGGTGGTTCGGGTACTGCCGTAATCAGTACCGCGTTGGTGGGGGGCTTCAATTCCGCTGTTGCGCTTTCGGTTACGGCTGGTTTGCCTTCGGGGACAACGGCAACCTTTAATCCAACCTCAATTCCTGCCCCAGGGGCTGGTTCCTCTACGTTGACTTTATCCGTGGGGACATCTACTGTCGTCAATACTTATACGCTGACCATCACTGGTAGCGGCGGTGGTATAAGCCGCACGACTACAGTAACCTTAACGGTGCTGAATGGCGATTTCACAATCTCTGCGTTGTTTAGTGATTTGACAACCTCCACGACGATTGCGCAAGGGACGGCGGACACGGCCAACGTTACCGTTATCCCGTCAGGAGGTTTTAATTCTTCCGTTGCCATTACGACCTCTGGTTTACCTTCAGGGGTTACGGCCACCCCTAGTCCGAGTTCAATCGCTACTGGTTCCGGTACTTCTGCGCTGACGTTATCTGCGAACTCGTCCGCTACCACGGGAACCTACACGGTGACCATCACAGGGACCAGTGGCAGTTTGATCCACACGACGACAATTACTTTAGGCGTGGTTAGCGCCAACGGTGGCTGGAATTATTTCTATTATACCCATGCTAGCGCGGATGACCTCTATACAAACAGTTGCGGGAGCACCCTGGGGGCTGCCGCCGAGAGTTGTAACGTGCTTTCTCCTTTCTCAACCGATTGGCGTATCCTTTCCTCGGCAATCAATATTCTGTACTACAACCCAGCGGTCACCTATTCGCCATGGCCAGGTTTTGCGAATGCCTCTTTTAGTGCGGCACGCAGCAATCCGCAATCGGGGCAGGCTGGTTATACCAGCACGCGGAACCTCGCAGGCATCATCTACGAGGTGGCGGTCGATGACAGTGGATTTTCCGGTACAAGACCGCGCCGTGGTACCAATACCAATCGAACTGTGGGGGCCAACGGTCTCATTGATTTGTGGGACACTCATACCCGCTATACGGTCAATTCCAGTTCGGTTGCGGTTGCAGCATACAGCTACAACAATATTACGAGTTCTGGGAGTAATGTGTCGCTTAATCCCACTGTTACGACGAGTACACTTTCTACCGCAGGTACCTGCGATACCGATCTGGGCGGCGGAAGTGTATCCTGCCGTACGATTGCGGCCGCTCAACAGAATATTGCCAATTGGTACCAATACTATCGGCGGCGCTCTTTTGTTGCACGGGCAGCGATTGCGAATGTAATCACCGGGGCACCCAATTATCGTTATGGGTTAAGCGTTATCAATCAATGGACTGGTACTGGCAGTCTATTCGTGGAGATGCCCGCCGCGTCGGTTACCGATTACACCAGTCAAAATAGTACGCTATTGACTTCTTTGTACAATTTTGTATGGGCCCCAAATGGTACGCCACTGCTGGCAGGGCTAGATCGGGTTGGAAAGTATTATAAGGGCGGGACACTTACTGGTCATACCACCTCACCGATTACTTCACAGTGCCAGCAGAACTTTACGATCTTGCTCACGGATGGTTATTGGAATGATAGTTCGGCGCCTTCTGGGATCGGAGATGTCGATGCGGATGGGGTTACTGGATCCCTCTCCGATGTCGCACGTTATTATTACAATAACGATCTCTCTAGTGGTTTTGCCAATAACGTCCCGACCACTACATTTGATACTGCCACATGGCAGCACATGGTTACCTTCGGTGTGGCGTTCGGGGTTCAGGGCAATTTGGTCGATACCGATGGAGATGGTTGGCCAAACCCAATATTGTCGGAGAACAGTTATTGGGGAAATCCCCAGAGTACGACTTGTACTGGTAACTCTGGTGAATGCCCTGACCGTATCGATGACCTGTGGCATGCGGGATATGACAGTCGTGGCGATTTTGCGTCAGCGCAAACCCCTCAGGCGGTACAACAGGCGGTGTCGAGCGCTCTGGCCAGCATTGCAAGTCGTACCGCTACCTCGGCTGCCATCGCTACCAATTCGACCCGGCTCGATACTGGTACCCTGATCTACCAAGCGCAATTCAATAGTGCCGACTGGAGTGGTCGCTTGCTGGCCTACAAGGTAAATGCTGATGGCACCATCTACGACCCCAATCACAACGGCAATATTATTGAAGATGCACAATGGGATACCAACAATACAGGGACTTTCC comes from the Gammaproteobacteria bacterium genome and includes:
- a CDS encoding type IV pilus assembly protein PilX, encoding MSASIGTHHYPLSPLLIFLLLVRRHGVHLCGASDRIHSVNWQRGVVLIVSLVFLLLMSLIGVTAMQGTTLEEKMSNNVRQRSLAFQSAEAALRTGETILQQAVLPVFDNSTPGLRQPIGTGSCDMATYWLNSYCWSGTSTVDCTTTPSTVPASPSCTAASQQYSGTLDSSLNEQPRYVIEELPSMPVAGSSAKFSGITSGGFYRVTARGLGGTGDAIVILQSTFRR
- a CDS encoding hypothetical protein (Evidence 5 : Unknown function) — encoded protein: MNIIVWRNYNLPVQNTAWVARFFLLLNLITFSGATWAGTISNVPLYLATQTIPNVFFELDDSGSMDWTILAKNYWTPCAYDPDSGNDNNNSADCGAFLTRGNMYSYGTR
- a CDS encoding type IV pilus assembly protein PilY1, with amino-acid sequence MNSISITRRLVASNLDGKISLIQWMLNGLLVFVLIGYFSTAQAAVNISLSISPTSLSVAKGASGTIAITVTPSGGFNSNVALSVSGLPAGTTATFSPTSIAGGNGASTLTLVVGSSTVTGSYTVTVTASGGGKTKTSNITLTVTGGDFAITTSSSTLTVAKGVSGTATITVTPSGGFNSSIALTASGLPSGTTASFNPTSIATGSGSSTLTLAVGSSTATGNSTVTVTGTGGGKTHTVTITLTVINIDFTITATPSSPTAITVAKGGSGTAVISTALVGGFNSAVALSVTAGLPSGTTATFNPTSIPAPGAGSSTLTLSVGTSTVVNTYTLTITGSGGGISRTTTVTLTVLNGDFTISALFSDLTTSTTIAQGTADTANVTVIPSGGFNSSVAITTSGLPSGVTATPSPSSIATGSGTSALTLSANSSATTGTYTVTITGTSGSLIHTTTITLGVVSANGGWNYFYYTHASADDLYTNSCGSTLGAAAESCNVLSPFSTDWRILSSAINILYYNPAVTYSPWPGFANASFSAARSNPQSGQAGYTSTRNLAGIIYEVAVDDSGFSGTRPRRGTNTNRTVGANGLIDLWDTHTRYTVNSSSVAVAAYSYNNITSSGSNVSLNPTVTTSTLSTAGTCDTDLGGGSVSCRTIAAAQQNIANWYQYYRRRSFVARAAIANVITGAPNYRYGLSVINQWTGTGSLFVEMPAASVTDYTSQNSTLLTSLYNFVWAPNGTPLLAGLDRVGKYYKGGTLTGHTTSPITSQCQQNFTILLTDGYWNDSSAPSGIGDVDADGVTGSLSDVARYYYNNDLSSGFANNVPTTTFDTATWQHMVTFGVAFGVQGNLVDTDGDGWPNPILSENSYWGNPQSTTCTGNSGECPDRIDDLWHAGYDSRGDFASAQTPQAVQQAVSSALASIASRTATSAAIATNSTRLDTGTLIYQAQFNSADWSGRLLAYKVNADGTIYDPNHNGNIIEDAQWDTNNTGTFPTSANRNIYTWNGTAGTVFDVTNWGNLSTSQKTALQNGGTIADGQDRLNWMRGDQSNEQPNGALRTRTKLLGDIVNSNPVFVGVTNFGYDDMASGVTGQDSYAAFVTASQSRAKVLYVGANDGMLHAFDAATGVEKFAFIPSTVFSNLQGSSTLTNPSYVHKYLLDGSPQVGDAYFLGSASTDPSDPANWRTILVGSSGAGAKSIFALDVTDPDNFNQSNVLWEFTDTDLGYPVAQFVQPVIGRMQDGSWAVVFGNGYQSTNYHAVLYVVNLQTGALIKKIDTGVGSSTSQNGLVGPVILADNQRTMKYAYAGDLLGNLWKFDLSNASAANWTVAFKNGTTPKPLFQAHYISTNPVTDVVQPISSPPEIGLHPNGGYIVVFGTGKYFETGDNTSTAVQSLYGIWDKDDGTTACAALADACVFPTNRSTLQVQTILTEPSSNGSTWRVISSNAIDWSTQRGWYVDLLQPPSATAQGERVINVPILNNGRAIFTTLVPSSNACSGGGSSWIMEVDMLSGGRISTSVFDVNQDSQFDNSDFVNNTPVSGVQSSVGIINTPSIISAGQVEYKFAGGSTGNIMSVKEVGDLTAGRQSWRQFR
- a CDS encoding hypothetical protein (Evidence 5 : Unknown function), whose amino-acid sequence is MTVDDPTTNVKVDAPLPPAMEVGLKVAVVPAGNPETESATFELKPPDGVTVIAIVPLAPFATESEVGEIERDIFTAACAVLKYPISTKTNRPFNIH
- a CDS encoding hypothetical protein (Evidence 5 : Unknown function); the encoded protein is MTTVDVPTDKVNVEEPAPGAGIEVGLKVAVVPEGKPAVTESATAELKPPTNAVLITAVPEPPFATVIAVGEDGVAVIVKSMLITVNVIVTVCVLPPPVPVTVTVELPVAVDEPTANVNVEEPEPVAIEVGLKLAVVPEGNPEAVSAIDELKPPDGVTVMVAVPDTPFATVSVLDEVVIAKSPPVTVNVILLVFVLPPPLAVTVTV